The Poecilia reticulata strain Guanapo linkage group LG1, Guppy_female_1.0+MT, whole genome shotgun sequence DNA window TCAAGCACCATTAGTCAACAAATATCTCATTGACCAAGTCCATGTTCAGACTTTTATTATAGATCTTACAGAACCATTGATAAAGTTCACAAGGCAAACCATTCCAACAGTTTGGAGTGCTTTAACTGAAGGAACAGAGATAAGGTACACACTATACACAAAACAGCATTTGAAAACCTCATTCTATAGGTTCTGGTGCCGCTCAGTTCACTTTGAGCCCGCTCTGGATTTAAAATGAGAGAAGCTTTAATTTCTTCTGCCAGGATGGGCTCTTATCTCGGGAGGAAGTCTCACTTGATATGAAGATGTCTGCCAGTCAGCGTTGCCCTTTATCATCTGTTCCTGTTTGGCAGCAGGCGAGTAATATCTTTTCAGCTTTCACATCGTGTATATAGGTCACGCACACCTACAAGTTCTGCATGAAAGAGTCCAGAAAAAAGTAAGTGTCATCGAAATCTAAGGAAGCAAAAGCTGCTTGTGAAGTGCAGTATAATGCAACACTGAGTGAGAGCTAGTCTGAGGGAACGTAAGGGGGAGAGACTGTTTGAGTTAAGACCAACCCCCAGAGCCGTTGCATGTTTCAACTGAAGACTTCACTCCCTCTGCCTTGTCACTTTGACGGTGACTAACTTGCTGCACGTTTGGATTCTCTTGAGTGAAATTGTCAGATGAATGGCAGGATAAGCTCAGCACGACATCGATTCCCAGGTAATATTTACTGCAAAGCTTTTCCAGTTGGATTATTTATGTTAAAGACTTTATCGTCgaaaacatttactttagaTGTCCTTGTTGTAGATGCATACTGTTTATAGAACGAGTGAAATGGAAGAAAGCTATGGTTATTCTGCACAAGTTTTGGTATGAGCATAAAGAAATGTAATACTTTTGCATGTGAAGGCAACATCTATTTCACTAAAGTAAGTTAATAATAGGGTCAATTGAAACACCAATATTACATTTTAGTTATACTGTAatgcaaaggtaaaaaaaaacatcaatatatattttcagtgcTGTAAAGTCTTTGGAGACACATTCACTTTCTATAATTATTTTAGGtacacaaacaaataatttaatgattaaatgtttaaatgttaatcGCTGGCGAAAATCTAGTTTTCTTGGACTTTTTTTCAATGGcaaatttacagcatttttccAGCACACTGCATGATAAAGTAGTCAGAttgaaaaatttactttttataaaaaccaaGAGAAATGCAACAATGATTTCAAATGAtcgtcaaactcattttaaatgaactttaaatAGTTTTAGAAATCTTTGGATTCTCTTAAAAGCCTATTTTTGTgtcatacttttgttttttctgcaacaCGAGAATCAGGTGCAAATGTTATAGATTATATGTTGGAGTGGTTTCTATCTAACAATTTTACTGGGGCACACAAACCTCAACCATAACTGAAATGATTATAGCAATAGTTGAACAtcatctttttatcttttaatatgaaaatatacCTTATTAATCCAAATAGAGTTCACATCTCATCAGCTTATGAACTAATATgcaatgtaatttaatattttgcttAGGGTGACATATTTAcatgttcctcttttttttcaaaatgcatGTATCTTTGATTCAGCTTTGTAAACTTCTATGAGTTAATGATTTAGTCCCACtacattgaactttttttatgtttccatagAAATTGCAACCCACAGCCAACCAGAGCTCAAGAGCACCGTCTGCTggcaataaagaaaacatctgcatCATTTTCATCAAACTTCTGCATTTACTGAAGGCTCTTCCTGTTAATTTGATGTTTCCTGCTCTTGCTGTCAGCTGCATGTCAACGAAATGACTTCATAATCCCAGCTGCAAGAAGAGAAGGTAAAAAGCAGCGTCCTACATGAGTGCGTCATGTTCTGACCTTGAAGGTGCTAACCCCTCCACAACGATGGCCTCCACCTCCTCACCTTCCTCTTATGCCGGCTACTTTGAGTTCTTCTGGGATTATCACAATAAGTCTGTCATTTGTAAGCATTACAACTACACTGGCAAGCTCAAGAATCGTCAGGATTTGAAACCTGAGAGCATTGTATTTCTGGTGGTGTGTCTCCTCATCATCCTGGAGAATGCAGTGGTGCTCATTGCCATTTGGAAGAACAAGAAGTTCCACCTGCCCATGTACTACCTGCTGGGAAACTTGACTCTGTCAGACCTGCTGGCGGGTGTCACCTATATGGCCAACATCCTGATGTCAGGACACAATACTTTGAAACTGACACCGTTGCTATGGTTCCTCAGAGAAGGAGGGGTCTTCATCACTCTGGCCGCGTCCATCATTAGCCTGCTGGCCATTGCAATTGAGCGTCACGTCACCATGGTGACAATGCGTCCATACCACGGTGCAAAACGGGGTCGGATGATTGCACTGATTGGTGGAAGTTGGGCCCTGTCAGCATTTCTGGGGATTCTCCCTATTTTGGGATGGAACTGCATACACAGATTGGACCAATGTTCAACAGTGCTCCCACTTTACGCCAAAAGCTACATCCTGTTCAGTGTGTCTGTATTCAGCACGGTGCTTTTGTCCATTGTGGTCCTCTATGCTCGGGTTTTCCGTATTGTCCGCACCAACACAAGGCGGCAGCGGCTGAGCCTGAAATCCAGCATGAGAAACAGCCTCGCCAGGGTTACGCAGAAGTACATCGCCCTCCTCAAGACTGTCACCATTGTGGTGGGAGTCTTCATTGCTTGTTGGCTGCCCCTCTTCATTCTCCTTCTCTTGGACTTTTTCTGCCCCACGGGCCAGTGCCAGATGCTCAAAAAGGCAGACTACTTCCTGGGAGTAGCCATCCTCAATTCATTCCTCAACCCAATCATCTATACTTTGACCAGCAAGGACATGAGGAGAGCCATTCTGAGGCTACTCTGTCAGTCGTGTCTGATGACCAAAGATGGACAGGTCAAGAAGATTGGGATGCCATTTATTGAGTGCAGTTTCAGTAAAACTGAGGTGCCTTCTCAAAAACTGGACCATGGACTGGATACAACCATTTCCTCGGGGAATGCAATAACTTCTCCATCCACAATTAAATCTCTTTATCCTAAACTTTTTAAGTCATAAAGACTGAAACTCTTGGATGCAGAGTCCAAAAGACTGTGAAAGAACCCTGCActgcacaaagaaaatattccaATAATGGAAAGAAAGAGGTCTGTGGGGTAAACCTGAAAACTGAATAGTTGGAATGAATTACAAATGGAGGCACAGAAAGAAGACATTAAGACTTTGTCCTCCAAGCAGAATTTAGcttaaaagactgaaaagacAACATTTCCTTCTGTCTACGCAATGTTAAAGTGTGGTTGAAGATGGAttgagtaaattaaattaactaaCTAACTATAAACCATGTTAAATATGTCCATGGATATAGTTCTTGGAGTTTAACACCTCCTCTTTCACTAGTAAAAAGAGGTTTGGTCAAATTGATAGCCTACACATACCAAAGATTATAAAacagttataaaataaaacttgtattattttctgtgtttgaattCTTAAGGACTTTTTAAGATAGCACTTGCAGTCTATGATGCCTGCTTTTGCTGATGCTCGGGTTTCCGCTGGCTCGGAAACCCGAGGCGCATCAATTTTGCTCAGATAAGATTCTTTTGCAAACAATTGCCTGTCTGTGTGGCATTAAGAGTTAAGAGAAGTCTGAGAGATAACAAGAAAGAGGTTTCTCACTTCTCAGTGACACAACAACACAATGCAGTGGAGAACGTTGTGGTCTTATTGAGGGAGGAAAGGTGCAAACCAAAAAACCCCCacacaacattttgaaatgactgAGTGCTAAAGTTTGATGGAGAAATAAGTGGTCTTTGGGTGGGTGTCCTATTCTTGTAAAAGATCACCCCGTCACCCGTAGTTCAACTGctacactgaaagaaaaagagaaatgaacaTGGCAAAATGTCAACACACCTGTGCTATGACTAGTGTGcacttgtaaaaatgttattgcttttttttctgttgcaacATGCTGACAGCTTAACCATGACTGAACCTGAATCAGCTGGCTGGTGAGTGAGCACATAATGATCTgtaaatggtttatttttttaatcaggtgCGTCAGAACTTTATTTGACAAAAGTGTGTGCTCGTTTAATTATTTAGGGTGTGGACATATTCACTCTCAGATCCCTTATTTTACTGTTCGCCTGGAACATTTCTGCTTCTAATGTGAGGTACGCGTTTTTAGAATAAAACCAGCCTGAAAACCACTTTTGTAGCTTGAATGAtgaatgttactttttttttatactgagATCTGTGTGGTGGACTTTCTGGGTTTcagaacacatttttgtaacatCTGTACTATAAATTATACCTTTTTTGTAACAGTCTAAATCCAACATAACCTTTCTTTtcataaaagaaataataataaaaatgcattttaagcGATGCCAAAGAGTTTGTGATTTATTATCTTTCTCTGTAACAGATCTAAATGAGGCTGGGTGTATTTTGTCTCGAGTGACTGAAGTTGTAAGTACCACAGGAAGTCGGCCCCCCGTCTCACATCTGTTAATGACATTGGGCAGCACACACCAAGGTCTGCTGGTCTCAGACTGGCTTGAACACAATGCAACACTTCTCTTATGAAACAGTGAACACGCAAACTTTGatattctgctttttcttggaaaaaaaacatgggtaAAATTTACTATCACCTTACATTAATGTCAGTAATTTCTACATTTGTGATGAAGAAAACGCTATAGTAGAAATTTACCTCTTGATGCATTGAAAATCCTTTGTATCTGGCATTTCACCTATAAAGGTTACCACACGTTTCACGCATTTGGGAGAATGTGAAATGAGTGAATCTTTCCAATTTTTAGGTTTCATATAA harbors:
- the s1pr5b gene encoding sphingosine 1-phosphate receptor 5b; translated protein: MSASCSDLEGANPSTTMASTSSPSSYAGYFEFFWDYHNKSVICKHYNYTGKLKNRQDLKPESIVFLVVCLLIILENAVVLIAIWKNKKFHLPMYYLLGNLTLSDLLAGVTYMANILMSGHNTLKLTPLLWFLREGGVFITLAASIISLLAIAIERHVTMVTMRPYHGAKRGRMIALIGGSWALSAFLGILPILGWNCIHRLDQCSTVLPLYAKSYILFSVSVFSTVLLSIVVLYARVFRIVRTNTRRQRLSLKSSMRNSLARVTQKYIALLKTVTIVVGVFIACWLPLFILLLLDFFCPTGQCQMLKKADYFLGVAILNSFLNPIIYTLTSKDMRRAILRLLCQSCLMTKDGQVKKIGMPFIECSFSKTEVPSQKLDHGLDTTISSGNAITSPSTIKSLYPKLFKS